The following are from one region of the Vicinamibacterales bacterium genome:
- a CDS encoding alkaline phosphatase family protein — MSSSDHPEPPEPADAPRRLTRRRLLGSAASVAAAAAAAALMPPNVRRLLAREPPSPSLSDIKHVVMLMQENRAFDHYFGTLAGVRGFNDPQALKLSTGRSVFYQPDTSHPDGYMLPFHLDTRRTSAQKIPSTSHAWAVQHESWNGGAMDNWMPAHRRADGVKAPYVMGYHTRADIPFQFALAEAFTVCDAYHCSVLGPTWPNRMYWMTGTIDPGGRSGGPMTANTSMAGGGRWKTYAERLQDAGISWRVYQQADNYGCNMLEQFEVFRTADSNSPLHTRGMLRGPEGQFEYDAANDRLPTVSWIIPTSTQSEHPDYMPAAGAAFVASKLDAIAANPDVWAKTVFILNYDENDGIFDHVVPPTPPAGTPGEFIGGLPIGGGFRVPCIIVSPWTAGGWVCSQPFDHTSVLQFLEQVTGVRETNISDWRRRTFGDLTAAFRFEEAAARPAALPDTAGQLVRAAYEASSLPAPWLPGPDQRPPAQESGSRKQVPRKS; from the coding sequence GTGTCATCATCAGACCATCCCGAGCCACCGGAACCGGCGGACGCGCCGCGCCGCCTGACCCGGCGCCGCCTGCTGGGGAGCGCCGCCAGCGTTGCGGCCGCCGCCGCCGCCGCGGCGTTGATGCCGCCCAACGTCAGGCGCCTGCTGGCGCGTGAACCTCCGTCGCCTTCGCTCAGCGACATCAAGCACGTCGTCATGCTGATGCAGGAGAACCGTGCGTTCGATCACTACTTCGGGACCCTGGCGGGCGTACGCGGCTTCAACGATCCGCAGGCGCTGAAGCTGTCCACCGGCCGGTCGGTGTTCTATCAGCCCGACACGTCGCACCCCGACGGCTACATGCTCCCGTTCCATCTCGACACGCGCCGCACGAGCGCGCAGAAGATTCCCTCGACGAGCCATGCGTGGGCCGTCCAGCACGAATCCTGGAATGGCGGCGCGATGGACAACTGGATGCCGGCGCATCGCCGGGCGGACGGCGTCAAGGCGCCGTACGTGATGGGGTATCACACGCGAGCCGACATTCCGTTCCAGTTCGCGCTCGCCGAGGCGTTCACCGTCTGCGACGCCTATCACTGCTCGGTGCTCGGGCCAACCTGGCCCAACCGCATGTACTGGATGACCGGCACCATCGATCCCGGCGGCCGCAGCGGCGGCCCGATGACAGCCAACACTTCCATGGCGGGGGGCGGCCGCTGGAAGACCTACGCCGAGCGCCTGCAGGACGCCGGGATCAGTTGGCGCGTCTATCAGCAGGCCGACAACTACGGGTGCAACATGCTCGAGCAGTTCGAGGTGTTCCGCACCGCCGACTCGAATTCGCCGCTGCATACCCGCGGCATGCTCCGCGGTCCGGAAGGGCAGTTCGAGTACGACGCCGCCAACGATCGGCTGCCGACCGTCTCCTGGATCATTCCGACGAGCACCCAGTCGGAACATCCTGACTACATGCCGGCCGCCGGTGCCGCGTTCGTGGCGAGCAAGCTCGACGCGATCGCGGCCAACCCCGACGTCTGGGCCAAGACCGTGTTCATCCTGAACTACGACGAGAACGACGGCATCTTCGACCACGTCGTGCCGCCGACCCCGCCGGCCGGCACGCCCGGCGAGTTCATCGGCGGCCTGCCGATCGGCGGCGGCTTCCGCGTGCCGTGCATCATCGTGTCGCCCTGGACCGCAGGCGGATGGGTGTGCAGCCAGCCGTTCGATCACACGTCGGTGCTCCAGTTCCTCGAGCAGGTGACCGGCGTGCGCGAGACGAACATCAGCGACTGGCGCCGCCGGACGTTCGGCGACCTGACGGCCGCCTTCCGCTTCGAGGAAGCCGCGGCGCGGCCGGCCGCGCTGCCCGACACGGCGGGTCAGCTGGTCCGGGCGGCTTACGAGGCGTCGTCGCTTCCCGCACCGTGGCTGCCGGGGCCCGATCAGCGTCCGCCTGCGCAGGAGAGCGGCTCGCGCAAACAGGTGCCGCGCAAGTCGTGA
- a CDS encoding transcriptional repressor, giving the protein MTVTRRSTPRQRVEEVFLAHEGHVTANALFADVRRKYPRVGRATVYRALKRMVDEGVARQVDFGEGLQRYESAHGHPRHSHLICQRCHRTSEFLSSDVEALLEEIAAVRDFEAAQTVVQVHGICRDCRQGTTAPTLDGAATKRVFARDALRVAIDTERSGLRFYTRAARITRDAAGRKVFESLAAEEHEHLSTLERRYAELVDEDPELEARPQFLFFKGAAGGLFAEGLEELRAGVNDEQALRIGIACERGSHRFFQRYGQRFDDSEGKRIFLEFADEERAHLELLQRELKSLQGRAGRRRRKTR; this is encoded by the coding sequence ATGACCGTCACCAGGCGTTCGACGCCGCGCCAGCGGGTGGAGGAAGTGTTTCTCGCCCACGAGGGGCACGTCACGGCCAATGCGCTCTTCGCCGACGTGCGCCGGAAATACCCGCGCGTCGGCCGAGCCACCGTCTACCGCGCGCTCAAGCGGATGGTCGACGAAGGCGTCGCGCGCCAGGTCGACTTCGGCGAGGGACTCCAGCGCTACGAATCGGCCCACGGCCACCCGCGCCATTCGCATCTCATCTGCCAGCGCTGCCACCGCACCTCCGAGTTCCTGAGCTCGGACGTCGAAGCACTGCTCGAGGAGATCGCCGCGGTTCGCGATTTCGAGGCTGCGCAGACGGTCGTCCAGGTGCACGGCATCTGCCGCGACTGCCGACAGGGCACGACGGCGCCGACGCTCGACGGCGCCGCGACGAAACGGGTCTTTGCCCGCGACGCGCTGCGGGTCGCGATCGACACGGAGCGTTCCGGGCTGCGCTTCTACACACGCGCCGCCCGCATCACCCGCGACGCCGCCGGACGCAAGGTGTTCGAATCGCTCGCGGCGGAAGAGCACGAACACCTGTCGACGCTCGAACGGCGGTACGCGGAGCTGGTCGACGAGGATCCGGAGCTCGAGGCACGTCCGCAGTTCCTGTTCTTCAAGGGAGCCGCGGGCGGCCTGTTCGCGGAAGGGCTCGAGGAGCTGCGGGCCGGCGTCAACGACGAACAGGCGCTGCGGATCGGCATCGCCTGCGAACGCGGCTCGCATCGCTTCTTCCAGCGCTACGGCCAGCGCTTCGACGATTCCGAGGGCAAGCGCATCTTCCTGGAGTTCGCCGACGAGGAGCGGGCGCACCTCGAACTCCTCCAACGCGAGCTCAAGTCGCTGCAGGGGCGCGCCGGACGGCGACGCCGGAAGACGCGCTGA
- a CDS encoding FTR1 family protein: MQAFVITLREGLEAFLIVALTLTYLRKRGLVALGAAVRWGIVAGVMVSIFGGVILYGARNQERLEGPLALVAAGSVAFLTVQMWRAGRHMKDEIEARLEASVSSTRVGARAGVFLFTLFMIAREGMETVLLLVQLRGLMPLLAGACLGSAAAAAVGWGWTRYGRRVPLALFFQMTALFLFVFLVQLSIQAVHEMAEQGMLPASALIHERTEAWGPDSAFGHVLSYLLAGLPLMWLAVSRLRQTRRAHGQTASVPPPAVQGRL; the protein is encoded by the coding sequence ATGCAGGCGTTCGTCATCACGCTCCGCGAGGGTCTGGAGGCGTTCCTCATCGTCGCTCTCACCCTGACGTATCTCCGGAAGCGCGGCCTCGTCGCCCTGGGCGCCGCCGTGCGTTGGGGCATCGTCGCCGGCGTGATGGTCAGCATCTTCGGCGGGGTGATTCTGTACGGCGCGCGCAACCAGGAGCGGCTCGAGGGGCCGCTGGCGCTCGTCGCCGCCGGGTCGGTCGCGTTTCTGACCGTGCAGATGTGGCGCGCCGGACGCCACATGAAGGACGAGATCGAGGCACGTCTCGAAGCCTCAGTGTCGAGCACGCGGGTCGGCGCGCGGGCTGGCGTGTTCCTGTTCACGCTGTTCATGATCGCGCGCGAGGGAATGGAAACCGTCCTCTTGCTCGTGCAGCTGCGCGGACTCATGCCGCTGCTCGCCGGTGCGTGCCTCGGGAGTGCCGCGGCGGCGGCGGTCGGTTGGGGATGGACGCGCTACGGTCGGCGGGTGCCGCTCGCGCTGTTCTTTCAGATGACCGCGCTGTTCTTGTTCGTCTTCCTCGTCCAGCTGTCCATCCAGGCAGTGCACGAGATGGCGGAGCAGGGAATGCTGCCGGCCAGTGCTCTCATCCACGAGCGAACGGAAGCGTGGGGGCCCGATAGCGCGTTCGGTCACGTCCTGAGCTACCTGCTGGCCGGCCTGCCGTTGATGTGGCTGGCCGTTTCACGTCTCCGGCAGACGCGGCGGGCGCATGGGCAAACGGCATCAGTTCCGCCGCCGGCTGTCCAGGGACGGCTCTGA
- a CDS encoding TonB-dependent receptor, whose protein sequence is MRLRTCGAFLVVVLLLSMPALAQEQRGSIVGIVKDSSGAVLPGVSVEASGGPGVTLTAVTDANGAYRFPSLLPGIYGISAALSGFKTEKVTAVAVDLGNVKKVDFTLGVATVEEAVQVTAESPIVDVKSSTKATAIAGDRISLVPHNRDFTSLVTQAPGANQEPKSGGISIDGASASENRYVVDGVETTNILNGTSAKPVVADFVEQVQIKSSGYPAEYGGSTGAVVNVITKSGTNNFNGNALAYWQGNGLVGSCNQPGLSPLNSKGAVTGTSPTPASITTATPVCGVNPTLRNTFANAAVSEYWTYPKDDLNTFEPGGSIGGPIQLNRAWFFVAYQPTLTAQSRTSNAATSGNIAGITHTQTQNVQRQYITADQTTQLGSKLRTRFAFNNSWSKTNGALPGTSAQDAATTNYATGSTAPNWSLSAVADYTAKPNLLLSARYGFFATNSHTYGNPTDAKYTFGFTNVGMAGVPAEFQHLANYTNIPSNSLTAYDLVERKFFQADATWFTHAAGQHEVKAGTQFDLRSENVNSGQQAQNLTFNWGQQFAATGPQGTYGYYYVDSNAVAPREGSITIGNEHSNVVGLFVQDTWAVNGRLTLNLGLRSEQEKVPAYTDANNDYGDYPIQFGFGDKLAPRIGGSYDLRGDGRWKLYGSWGLFYDIFKLNLAQGSFGGAKWIRSYYTLDTADFTSVNQNQGCPPACAGTFITSVDERLPSLSKTNCYGPCLDPDLKPMRSQEANIGLEHQLNNTSSISVRYVHKQLDRGIEDTGSIDQNNGEAYTISNPGEGLTATFTPLPCSATGITQCDAYQSSSGVAVLPKPNREYDAGEFLYTKRLSHSWSLYTSYTLSRLYGNYPGLSESDENGRTSPNTGRIYDYPIEMMGTDGKPLYGVLPTDRTHQFKAQVVYLMPWGTSIGLNQGLASGIPIGRSLSVIPGHSYPIYFAGRDSDGRTASLSQTDLYVQHEFKLFHSEKRFQLNMNVQNLFDQRTPINYVNTVRRAGTTPSIDENAFYAGQVNLQAVVDQLITSGAMSVNQQFLLPSAFQDPRLIRIGAKFTF, encoded by the coding sequence ATGCGTTTACGCACCTGCGGAGCATTCCTGGTGGTGGTGCTGCTGCTGTCGATGCCGGCGTTGGCCCAGGAGCAGCGCGGCTCGATTGTCGGCATCGTCAAGGATTCGTCCGGCGCCGTTCTACCCGGCGTTTCGGTCGAAGCGAGCGGCGGCCCCGGGGTCACGCTGACGGCGGTCACCGATGCGAATGGCGCGTATCGCTTTCCGTCATTGCTGCCCGGCATCTACGGGATTTCGGCGGCGCTCTCGGGGTTCAAGACCGAGAAGGTGACGGCCGTTGCCGTCGACCTGGGCAACGTCAAGAAGGTCGATTTCACGCTCGGCGTCGCTACTGTCGAGGAAGCCGTGCAGGTGACGGCCGAATCCCCGATCGTCGACGTCAAGAGCAGCACGAAGGCGACCGCGATCGCCGGCGATCGCATTAGCCTGGTGCCGCACAACCGCGACTTCACGTCGCTGGTCACGCAGGCGCCGGGCGCCAACCAGGAGCCCAAGTCGGGTGGGATCTCGATCGACGGCGCCAGCGCCTCCGAGAATCGCTACGTCGTCGATGGTGTCGAGACCACGAACATCCTCAACGGCACCTCGGCCAAGCCGGTCGTCGCCGACTTCGTCGAACAGGTGCAGATCAAGTCGTCGGGATATCCGGCGGAATACGGCGGATCGACGGGTGCGGTGGTCAATGTCATCACCAAGAGTGGCACCAACAACTTCAACGGCAACGCACTGGCCTACTGGCAGGGCAACGGCCTGGTCGGCTCGTGCAACCAGCCCGGTCTCTCCCCCCTCAACTCGAAAGGGGCAGTGACGGGAACGTCGCCGACGCCGGCGAGCATCACGACGGCGACGCCGGTCTGCGGCGTCAACCCGACGCTGCGCAACACGTTCGCCAATGCGGCGGTGTCCGAGTACTGGACCTACCCGAAGGACGACCTCAACACCTTCGAGCCGGGCGGCTCGATCGGCGGCCCGATTCAACTCAACCGAGCCTGGTTCTTCGTCGCGTATCAGCCGACGCTGACGGCCCAGTCGCGGACGTCGAACGCGGCCACCAGCGGCAACATTGCCGGCATCACGCATACACAGACGCAGAATGTCCAGCGGCAGTACATCACTGCCGATCAGACAACACAGCTCGGCTCGAAGCTGCGGACCCGGTTCGCGTTCAACAACAGCTGGTCGAAGACCAACGGCGCGCTGCCCGGCACGAGCGCGCAGGACGCGGCGACCACGAACTACGCGACCGGCTCGACGGCCCCGAACTGGTCGCTGTCCGCCGTCGCCGACTACACGGCGAAGCCGAACCTGCTGCTCAGCGCCCGCTATGGCTTCTTCGCCACGAACAGCCACACCTACGGCAATCCCACCGACGCGAAGTACACGTTCGGGTTTACCAACGTCGGCATGGCAGGAGTGCCAGCCGAGTTTCAGCACCTGGCGAACTACACGAACATCCCCTCCAACTCGCTGACCGCCTACGACCTGGTCGAACGCAAGTTCTTCCAGGCGGATGCGACGTGGTTCACGCACGCCGCAGGGCAGCACGAAGTCAAGGCGGGGACGCAGTTCGATCTGCGGAGTGAGAACGTCAACAGCGGACAGCAGGCGCAGAACCTCACGTTCAACTGGGGCCAGCAGTTTGCCGCGACCGGCCCGCAGGGGACGTACGGCTACTACTATGTCGACAGCAACGCCGTCGCGCCACGCGAGGGCTCGATCACCATCGGCAACGAGCATTCGAATGTCGTCGGCCTCTTCGTGCAGGACACGTGGGCGGTGAACGGCCGGCTGACGCTGAATCTCGGCCTCCGCAGCGAGCAGGAGAAGGTGCCGGCGTACACGGACGCCAACAACGACTACGGCGACTACCCGATCCAGTTCGGCTTCGGCGACAAGCTCGCTCCGCGCATCGGTGGCTCGTACGATCTGAGGGGAGACGGCCGCTGGAAGCTGTACGGCTCGTGGGGGCTGTTCTACGACATCTTCAAGCTGAATCTCGCGCAGGGTTCGTTTGGCGGCGCCAAGTGGATCCGCTCCTACTACACGCTGGACACCGCCGACTTCACATCGGTGAATCAGAACCAGGGCTGTCCGCCGGCCTGCGCCGGCACGTTCATCACCAGCGTCGACGAGCGTCTGCCCTCGCTCAGCAAGACCAACTGCTATGGGCCTTGCCTCGATCCCGATCTCAAGCCGATGCGGTCGCAGGAAGCGAACATCGGCCTCGAGCATCAGCTCAATAACACGAGCTCGATTTCCGTCCGCTACGTGCACAAGCAGCTCGACCGCGGCATCGAGGACACGGGGTCCATCGATCAGAACAACGGCGAGGCCTATACGATCTCGAACCCGGGTGAAGGGCTGACCGCGACCTTCACGCCGCTGCCGTGCTCGGCGACGGGGATCACGCAGTGCGATGCCTACCAGAGTTCGAGCGGGGTGGCCGTGCTGCCCAAGCCGAATCGCGAATACGATGCCGGGGAATTCCTTTACACCAAGCGCCTCTCGCACTCGTGGAGTCTCTACACGAGTTACACGCTGAGCCGGCTGTATGGCAACTACCCGGGACTGTCCGAATCGGACGAGAACGGACGCACCTCCCCCAACACCGGCCGCATCTACGACTACCCGATCGAAATGATGGGCACCGACGGCAAGCCGCTCTACGGCGTGCTGCCGACGGACCGTACGCACCAGTTCAAGGCGCAGGTCGTGTACCTGATGCCGTGGGGGACGTCAATCGGCCTGAACCAGGGACTGGCGAGCGGAATTCCGATCGGCCGATCGCTGTCGGTGATTCCGGGCCACAGCTATCCGATCTACTTCGCCGGCCGCGACAGCGATGGGCGGACGGCGTCGCTGTCGCAGACCGACCTGTACGTGCAGCACGAGTTCAAGCTCTTTCACTCCGAGAAGCGGTTCCAGCTGAACATGAACGTGCAGAACCTGTTCGACCAGCGTACGCCGATCAACTACGTGAACACGGTCCGCCGCGCCGGTACGACGCCGTCGATCGACGAGAACGCGTTCTACGCCGGCCAGGTCAACCTTCAGGCCGTCGTCGATCAGCTGATCACCAGCGGAGCGATGTCGGTGAATCAGCAGTTCCTGCTGCCAAGCGCCTTCCAGGACCCTCGACTGATCCGGATCGGCGCGAAGTTCACGTTCTGA
- a CDS encoding 5'-3' exonuclease H3TH domain-containing protein — MEVHLVDGTYELFRHYYAVPKARDARGREVGAVRAVVGSMLGMLNRGATHLGVATDHVIESFRNDLWRGYKTGAGVEEDLLAQFPLLEDALAALGVVVWPMIEFEADDALAAAAAKAEADARVTRVFVCTPDKDLAQSVRGMRVVQLNRRTNQITGEDGVIAKFGVPPVSIPDYLALVGDAADGYPGLKGWGAKSTAAVLSRFGHLEAIPGDWREWHVNAASPAALAATFVREREHAFLFRTLATLRRDVPVFEDVEELRWRGPADRFAALAASLDAATSAR, encoded by the coding sequence ATGGAAGTGCACCTCGTCGACGGCACCTACGAACTCTTCCGGCACTACTACGCGGTGCCGAAAGCGCGCGACGCGCGTGGCCGCGAGGTCGGCGCCGTCCGCGCCGTCGTCGGATCGATGCTCGGCATGCTCAACCGCGGCGCGACGCACCTTGGCGTCGCCACCGATCACGTCATCGAGTCGTTCCGCAACGATCTCTGGCGCGGCTACAAGACGGGCGCCGGCGTCGAGGAGGATCTGCTCGCGCAGTTTCCGCTGCTGGAAGACGCGCTCGCCGCGCTCGGCGTCGTCGTGTGGCCGATGATCGAGTTCGAGGCCGACGATGCCCTGGCGGCGGCCGCCGCGAAAGCGGAGGCGGACGCACGCGTCACGCGGGTGTTCGTGTGCACGCCCGACAAGGATCTCGCGCAGTCGGTGCGCGGCATGCGCGTGGTGCAGCTCAATCGGCGGACGAACCAGATTACCGGTGAGGACGGTGTGATCGCGAAATTCGGCGTGCCGCCGGTGTCGATTCCCGATTACCTGGCTCTCGTCGGCGACGCCGCCGACGGCTACCCTGGCCTGAAGGGGTGGGGCGCGAAGTCGACCGCCGCCGTGCTCTCGCGGTTCGGGCACCTCGAGGCGATTCCCGGCGACTGGCGCGAGTGGCACGTCAACGCCGCGAGCCCCGCGGCGCTGGCCGCGACCTTCGTGCGCGAGCGTGAGCACGCGTTCCTCTTCCGCACCCTGGCGACCCTGCGCCGCGATGTGCCGGTGTTCGAGGATGTGGAGGAACTGCGCTGGCGGGGTCCAGCCGATCGGTTCGCCGCGCTCGCGGCGTCGCTCGACGCGGCGACGTCTGCGCGCTAA
- a CDS encoding acyl-CoA synthetase, whose protein sequence is MRWILPDEPLPVNGQWHNGRIDTDPLAIVAADGVFTYHDLAESAARVAAGLLDGAPDLQDARVAYLVPPSFGHVAVSRGIWQAGGVAVPLAVSHPEAELEYVVRDAGASIVVASGRLAESLRAVSARAGARFLDTHDLLAGLDVPEPRQQPEPPRQARRALIVYTSGTTGRPKGVVTTHGQIAAQIASLLDAWGWTAADRALLVLPLHHVHGIINVLGSALAAGAVCEIPPQFDPFGTWQRLAEGEVTVFSAVPTIYHRLIAAWEAASPAQQRRWSDGSRQLRLMMSGSAALPLRTLDRWRAITGHTLLERYGMTETGMILSNPLRGERRPGAVGTPLPGVEVRLADDEIEVRGPGVFSEYWQRPEETEAAFRDGWFRTGDVAVLEHGVYRLLGRRSTDILKTGGFKVSALEIEDVLREHPAVADAAVVGAPDDEWGQRVIAVVELQPGTTLRLDEMREWLKPRLAPYKIPRELRAVEALPRNAMGKVNKPALGKEPGGDGEGC, encoded by the coding sequence ATGCGATGGATCCTGCCTGACGAACCGCTCCCGGTCAACGGACAGTGGCACAATGGGCGCATCGACACGGACCCTCTCGCCATCGTCGCCGCCGACGGCGTGTTCACGTACCACGACCTCGCCGAGAGCGCGGCGCGGGTCGCCGCGGGGCTGCTCGACGGCGCCCCCGACCTGCAGGACGCGCGGGTGGCGTATCTCGTCCCCCCGAGCTTCGGGCACGTCGCCGTCTCGCGGGGGATCTGGCAGGCGGGCGGCGTCGCCGTGCCGCTCGCCGTCTCGCATCCGGAGGCGGAGCTCGAGTACGTGGTCCGAGACGCCGGCGCGTCGATCGTCGTCGCGAGCGGGCGGCTGGCCGAGTCGCTGCGCGCGGTGAGCGCCCGAGCCGGCGCGCGCTTCCTGGACACCCACGATCTCCTCGCCGGCCTCGACGTCCCGGAGCCTCGGCAGCAGCCTGAGCCTCCGCGGCAGGCGCGCCGGGCGCTGATCGTCTACACCAGCGGAACCACCGGCAGGCCGAAAGGGGTCGTCACCACCCACGGGCAGATCGCGGCGCAGATTGCCTCGCTGCTCGACGCATGGGGCTGGACGGCAGCCGACCGCGCGCTGCTGGTCCTGCCGCTGCACCATGTGCACGGAATCATCAACGTGCTCGGCTCCGCGCTCGCCGCCGGCGCCGTCTGCGAGATCCCGCCGCAGTTCGATCCATTCGGAACCTGGCAACGCCTCGCAGAGGGCGAGGTCACGGTGTTCAGCGCCGTCCCGACGATTTACCACCGGCTCATCGCCGCGTGGGAGGCCGCCTCGCCCGCGCAGCAGCGCCGCTGGAGCGACGGCAGCCGGCAGCTCCGCCTCATGATGTCCGGATCCGCGGCGCTGCCGCTGCGGACGCTCGATCGGTGGCGCGCAATCACGGGCCACACGCTGCTCGAACGCTACGGCATGACAGAGACCGGCATGATTCTTTCCAATCCGCTGCGCGGCGAGCGGCGGCCAGGCGCGGTGGGCACGCCGCTGCCGGGCGTCGAGGTTCGTCTCGCCGACGACGAGATCGAGGTGCGCGGCCCAGGTGTGTTCTCCGAGTACTGGCAGCGACCGGAGGAGACGGAAGCAGCGTTTCGCGACGGCTGGTTCCGCACCGGCGACGTTGCCGTCCTCGAGCACGGCGTCTACCGCCTACTCGGCCGCCGCAGTACCGACATCCTCAAGACCGGCGGCTTCAAGGTGTCGGCGCTGGAGATCGAGGACGTTCTGCGCGAGCATCCAGCAGTCGCCGACGCCGCGGTCGTCGGCGCGCCCGACGACGAATGGGGACAGCGCGTGATCGCCGTCGTCGAACTGCAGCCCGGCACGACGCTGAGGCTCGACGAGATGCGCGAGTGGCTGAAACCGCGGCTGGCACCGTACAAGATCCCGCGCGAGCTGCGCGCCGTCGAGGCGCTGCCTCGCAACGCCATGGGGAAGGTGAACAAGCCGGCGCTCGGGAAGGAGCCGGGGGGAGATGGTGAGGGGTGCTAA
- a CDS encoding HXXEE domain-containing protein produces MHPSSRDRMLGGSVVVAAALFQGLWLGRAAALISVAFLAAYAVWLWGAWSLGSPSLQATYVVAVAIFFVHACEEFLTGFQRRLPALVGDHWTDTQFLVFNATWFAAFVLAGWGLRRRRPLAVLIVLFLALGGGVGNGVAHLLLVVAQGGYFPGAWTAPLCLIVGTALLRQLFTVPATA; encoded by the coding sequence ATGCATCCGTCATCGCGCGACCGAATGCTCGGTGGCTCGGTCGTGGTCGCGGCCGCGTTATTCCAAGGCCTGTGGCTTGGGCGTGCCGCGGCCCTGATCAGTGTCGCGTTCCTGGCCGCGTATGCCGTCTGGCTTTGGGGGGCGTGGAGTCTCGGAAGCCCGTCTCTCCAGGCGACCTACGTCGTAGCAGTCGCGATCTTCTTCGTCCATGCGTGCGAGGAGTTCCTCACAGGTTTTCAGCGCCGATTGCCGGCGCTCGTTGGCGACCATTGGACCGATACACAGTTCTTGGTGTTCAATGCGACGTGGTTTGCGGCGTTTGTTCTCGCTGGTTGGGGCCTGCGTCGACGTCGCCCACTCGCCGTGCTGATCGTGCTGTTCCTTGCGTTGGGTGGGGGGGTCGGCAATGGCGTCGCCCATCTGTTGCTGGTAGTGGCGCAGGGTGGCTATTTCCCAGGAGCATGGACAGCACCGCTCTGTCTGATCGTCGGAACCGCGCTATTACGTCAACTTTTCACAGTTCCGGCGACAGCCTGA
- a CDS encoding MBL fold metallo-hydrolase: MSLSRRDFLRLAGAATIARSSGAASRLILLGTAGGPTPKVRAAAPAQIIVIGDRGYLVDCGNGVARQMTLAGVFRTLRHVFITHHHSDHNADYGTLLLLEWGDQMKTAVDTWGPPPLARMTKLFLEMSRADVEVRMRDEGRPPLAPLIHPHEIVKGGFVMSDDRVRVTCAVVRHPLVPIALAYRFDCGDRSIVISGDTAPSDALVALARGADILVHEALWVPGAPGAPGSPLRTHILNSHTPVEDAGRIAARAGVATLVLSHIVPTDSAPPDEELRAAARSTFGGRIVVGKDLMEL, encoded by the coding sequence TTGTCCCTGAGCCGCCGCGACTTCCTCCGTCTGGCCGGCGCCGCGACGATCGCGCGCTCGAGCGGCGCCGCGTCGCGGCTGATTCTGCTCGGCACGGCGGGCGGGCCGACCCCCAAGGTCCGGGCCGCCGCCCCGGCGCAGATCATCGTGATCGGCGACCGCGGCTATCTCGTCGACTGCGGCAACGGCGTCGCCCGACAGATGACGCTGGCGGGCGTGTTCCGCACGCTGCGGCACGTCTTCATCACCCATCATCACTCGGACCACAACGCCGACTACGGAACGCTGCTGCTGCTCGAATGGGGCGACCAGATGAAGACGGCGGTCGATACGTGGGGACCGCCGCCGCTCGCACGGATGACGAAGCTGTTCCTGGAGATGAGCCGCGCCGATGTCGAGGTGCGGATGCGTGACGAGGGGCGGCCGCCGCTGGCGCCGCTCATCCACCCGCACGAGATCGTGAAGGGCGGCTTCGTGATGTCGGACGATCGGGTGCGCGTCACCTGCGCGGTGGTGCGCCACCCGCTCGTGCCGATCGCACTCGCCTATCGCTTCGACTGCGGCGATCGGTCCATCGTGATTTCCGGCGACACGGCCCCGAGCGACGCGCTCGTCGCGCTGGCGCGAGGCGCTGACATCCTGGTGCACGAGGCGCTTTGGGTGCCGGGCGCACCCGGCGCGCCCGGCTCGCCGCTGCGGACGCACATCCTGAACAGCCATACGCCGGTCGAAGACGCCGGCCGCATCGCGGCACGCGCCGGGGTCGCCACGCTCGTTCTTTCGCATATCGTCCCGACCGACTCGGCGCCGCCAGACGAGGAGCTCCGCGCGGCGGCGCGCAGCACGTTCGGAGGGCGCATCGTTGTCGGGAAGGATCTGATGGAATTGTGA